A stretch of the Lineus longissimus chromosome 10, tnLinLong1.2, whole genome shotgun sequence genome encodes the following:
- the LOC135495085 gene encoding uncharacterized protein K02A2.6-like, whose amino-acid sequence MQTRYGRYRWKRLPFGLCVSSEIFQRRFIQILSGLTGVLCIADDVFAYGVGDTYQEACVDHDKNIRCLLQRGRENGVIFNLDKVELCEPKIGFSGHILSAKGLMADPRKIEAVKDMPKPTDRAGIQRFIGFIQYLAKFLPRLSETLTPLRKLMNSEEKFKWNKVHDAAFAEAKTLATQAPVLAYYDPKLPLTIQCDASQSGLGTSLLQKGHPIYYANRALRPTECRYAQIEKDMLAVCFSLERFHHYTYGRHTTVISDHKPLESILKKPLLCAPKRLQGMLMRIQQYDIEIVYEKGTRMYVADTLSRAYLPNEGKQTEYEAVNATKTLPIREERLDELRNETVNDDELKVLKETVLKGWPTSIRAVPQRIRHYFSIRDEISTEGDLVFSGLRVIVPASMQKTMCSLVHSSHIGIDGCIGRTREALYWPGMTVEIKRKVSQCAVCREFETKQQKETLVNHEIPERPWQNIGSDLFDFEGKKFLITVDYLSNFWEIDRMKDTKAEAAILKLKNHFARYGSPEKVISDGGPPYDSHEFRRFAKDWDLKHDITDPYHPQSNGKIEFAVKSAKKILRKALKSKSDPYLAILDQRNTPSQGLGNSPVQRLHGRRTRKLLPTRSELLKLETVDWKKTKEDIETSQEKQRHYYDRNAKDLTPLHPGDTVRLQPMRKGEKSWKRAKMTKQLKDRSYEVDTGDRILRRNRVHLKKTEENPPPVEQSVELSQPDMPETEDNPTMDNHSDEIQNNQDLVSVESHAPGTEPEIRTTRSGRIVRKPKRYEE is encoded by the coding sequence ATGCAAACCCGTTATGGCAGATATCGTTGGAAACGATTACCCTTTGGTTTGTGTGTGTCTAGTGAAATCTTTCAACGACGATTTATACAAATCCTGAGTGGTCTGACAGGAGTGTTGTGCATAGCAGATGACGTCTTCGCGTATGGTGTTGGGGATACTTATCAAGAGGCATGTGTAGACCATGATAAGAACATTCGCTGCTTACTTCAACGAGGACGTGAAAACGGTGTTATATTCAACTTGGATAAGGTTGAGCTATGTGAACCAAAAATAGGGTTCTCAGGACACATTCTGTCAGCGAAGGGTCTCATGGCTGATCCTCGCAAGATTGAGGCTGTGAAAGATATGCCTAAACCTACTGATCGTGCTGGTATTCAGCGATTTATCGGATTTATTCAGTACCTGGCAAAATTCTTGCCTAGACTATCAGAAACATTGACGCCACTGCGAAAGCTAAtgaattctgaagaaaaattcAAGTGGAATAAAGTGCATGATGCTGCTTTTGCTGAGGCAAAGACTCTTGCGACACAGGCCCCTGTGTTAGCGTATTATGACCCGAAGTTACCACTGACAATACAATGTGATGCGAGTCAGAGTGGACTTGGGACGTCCCTCTTGCAAAAAGGTCACCCGATCTACTACGCAAATCGCGCACTTAGGCCAACGGAGTGCAGGTATGCTCAGATAGAAAAAGATATGCTTGCAGTGTGCTTTTCATTGGAACGATTTCATCATTACACGTATGGTAGACATACCACAGTGATTTCAGATCACAAGCCATTAGAATCGATTCTAAAGAAACCGCTCTTGTGCGCGCCAAAACGATTGCAAGGCATGCTGATGAGAATACAGCAATATGACATTGAAATAGTGTATGAAAAAGGCACAAGAATGTATGTAGCGGATACACTGTCGCGCGCTTATTTGCCAAATGAAGGCAAACAAACTGAATACGAAGCTGTGAACGCCACAAAAACGCTTCCTATTCGTGAGGAAAGACTAGACGAGTTGCGCAATGAAACagtcaatgatgatgaactgaaagttttgaaagaaactgTACTCAAAGGATGGCCTACTAGCATCCGTGCTGTTCCTCAAAGGATTAGACACTACTTCTCCATCCGAGATGAGATCTCTACTGAAGGTGATCTTGTTTTCAGTGGATTGAGAGTGATTGTACCAGCGAGTATGCAGAAGACAATGTGTAGTCTAGTTCACTCATCTCACATTGGTATTGACGGCTGCATTGGTAGAACCCGCGAAGCTCTTTACTGGCCGGGAATGACTGTTGAAATTAAACGCAAAGTGAGCCAATGTGCAGTGTGCAGAGAATTCGAGACAAAACAGCAGAAAGAAACCCTTGTGAACCATGAAATTCCTGAGCGTCCTTGGCAAAACATTGGTTCagatttatttgattttgaagGAAAGAAATTCCTGATCACTGTTGATTACCTAAGCAACTTTTGGGAAATCGACCGAATGAAGGACACAAAGGCCGAGGCGGCGATTCTCAAACTCAAGAACCATTTTGCGCGTTATGGTTCTCCTGAAAAGGTGATTAGTGATGGAGGTCCACCATACGATTCTCATGAATTTCGAAGATTTGCGAAAGACTGGGACTTAAAGCATGACATAACAGATCCTTACCATCCGCAGAGCAATGGAAAAATTGAGTTCGCTGTCAAATCCGCTAAGAAAATTCTGAGGAAAGCGCTAAAGTCAAAATCAGATCCGTATTTGGCAATTCTTGATCAGAGAAATACCCCGTCGCAAGGACTTGGTAATAGTCCAGTCCAACGCTTGCATGGTAGAAGAACCAGGAAACTTTTACCAACTCGATCAGAACTGCTGAAACTAGAAACTGTAGACTGGAAGAAAACCAAGGAAGATATTGAGACTAGTCAAGAAAAACAACGGCATTATTATGATAGAAATGCAAAGGACTTGACCCCATTGCATCCGGGAGATACTGTTCGTCTTCAACCAATGCGAAAAGGAGAAAAATCATGGAAAAGGGCAAAAATGACTAAACAACTCAAAGATCGGTCTTATGAAGTCGATACCGGAGATCGAATACTGAGGCGTAATCGTGTACATCTGAAGAAAACGGAGGAAAATCCACCACCAGTGGAACAATCCGTggaactgtcacaaccagacatgccagagacAGAGGACAATCCTACCATGGACAATCATAGCGATGAGATTCAGAACAATCAGGATTTGGTCAGTGTAGAATCACATGCGCCTGGTACCGAGCCAGAAATCCGTACAACCAGATCTGGAAGAATTGTACGTAAACCCAAAAGATACGAGGAGTAA
- the LOC135495089 gene encoding uncharacterized protein K02A2.6-like, with amino-acid sequence MSKTEYEKQFSHIPLLKTPVKLKTYTGDQISVCGKAHLNVKYKSQSANLPLIIVDHPGKPALLGRNWLEKLKLNWNKILECDTDSVHKLGETSVKDENSSVDHKVKDRLDLILRKYSSVFEDSYDAMHGHSAHIRIKEGAKPVFHKPRRVPYALREPVEAELKKLEENGVIEKVDHAEWASPIVVVPKTDKTVRICGDYKVSINPLVEDEQCTLPTTQDLYVQLAGSKVFSILDLSHAYAQLSVDPESRKYLNINTHKGIYTYTKLPYGVKSSPKIFQSKMDSILQGIPKCVCKQDDI; translated from the coding sequence ATGTCAAAAACTGAGTATGAAAAGCAGTTTTCTCATATTCCTCTGCTGAAAACTCCTGTGAAACTGAAAACTTACACTGGAGACCAGATTTCTGTTTGTGGTAAAGCTCACTTGAATGTGAAGTACAAAAGTCAAAGTGCCAACTTGCCATTGATAATTGTAGATCATCCTGGAAAGCCTGCCCTTCTCGGTAGAAACTGGTTAGAAAAGTTGAAGTTGAACTGGAATAAAATTTTAGAATGTGACACTGACTCTGTACATAAATTAGGTGAAACGTCAGTGAAAGATGAAAACTCTTCGGTAGATCACAAAGTGAAGGATAGGTTAGACCTGATTCTTCGAAAGTACAGTAGTGTGTTTGAAGACAGTTATGATGCCATGCATGGTCACTCTGCACATATCAGGATTAAAGAGGGTGCGAAACCTGTGTTTCATAAGCCTCGCAGAGTTCCATATGCACTTCGTGAACCAGTTGAAGCCGAGTTGAAAAAGCTTGAAGAAAATGGTGTCATTGAAAAGGTTGATCATGCTGAGTGGGCAAGTCCCATTGTAGTAGTACCGAAAACAGACAAAACTGTCAGAATATGTGGTGATTACAAAGTCAGTATCAATCCACTTGTTGAAGATGAACAATGTACTTTGCCAACTACCCAAGACTTGTACGTTCAATTGGCTGGTTCTAAGGTGTTTTCTATACTTGATCTTTCTCATGCCTATGCCCAACTCTCAGTTGACCCTGAAAGTAGGAAGTATCTTAACATCAACACCCACAAAGGAATATACACCTACACTAAACTTCCTTATGGAGTCAAATCTAGTCCAAAGATCTTTCAGTCCAAAATGGACAGTATTTTACAGGGCATTCCAAAATGCGTGTGTAAACAAGATGATATTTAG
- the LOC135495090 gene encoding uncharacterized protein LOC135495090 has protein sequence MSDTESLSLSDFNDEEIAETSECKQTTFVRIVKDYPILLSKSQTPVVKKQKAAAMKKLIAEYQQRSGIQMTEKQVNKKLNNMKTDLRTKADRTATGNKPIELKKWEADLLDLIDAESNPTLSGNPGGMSVGLGTRRSSSVMLSRSTPDVEVPTNRHRQSSSTVTLATSGHRRNTSSTTQAKEGKLPPPPPPPKKKRSFRKQKKLKTSQ, from the exons ATGTCGGACACTGAAAGCCTCTCTCTTTCGGACTTTAATGATGAAGAAATTGCCGAAACGTCCGAATGTAAACAGACGACTTTTGTCAGAATTGTGAAGGACTATCCGATTCTTCTGAGCAAGTCCCAAACTCCTGTCGTAAAGAAACAGAAGGCCGCAGCCATGAAAAAGTTGATCGCTGAATATCAACAACGAAGTGGCATCCAGATGACGGAGAAGCAGGTCAACAAAAAGTTGAACAACATGAAGACAGATTTGCGGACCAAGGCAGACAGAACCGCTACTGGGAATAAGCCAATTGAACTTAAGAAGTGGGAGGCAGATCTTCTTGATCTAATTGATGCAGAGTCCAATCCTACCCTGAGCGGTAACCCAG GTGGCATGAGTGTTGGGCTTGGAACGAGGCGTTCATCATCGGTTATGCTGTCCAGGTCTACCCCAGACGTGGAAGTCCCTACTAACCGCCACCGCCAGAGCTCAAGTACCGTTACTCTAGCCACTTCTGGTCACCGTCGTAACACTAGCTCAACTACTCAAGCGAAAGAAGGCAAACtgccccctcctcctcctccaccgAAGAAAAAAAGGTCCTTCCGGAAACAGAAGAAACTGAAAACCTCTCAATGA